In a genomic window of Telopea speciosissima isolate NSW1024214 ecotype Mountain lineage chromosome 5, Tspe_v1, whole genome shotgun sequence:
- the LOC122661195 gene encoding disease resistance protein TAO1-like — protein MVAKPHILGLQLHNLTALRILRISNCENLESLPKELHTLTSLKEFVIDSCPALVSFQETGLPPALEELEIIDCENLEYLPMRLLHSLTSFQRLEIKECPALESIPDIDLPSMLREVSILNCGQLNSLPKGLHKLTNLKQLEIVECSFLMECRNLEPLHTSGLHKLVSLSHLTIGGCHVLVSIPKGLLPTNLRDFCIKDCPILESLYDGLSDLTSLKRLEIQNCPMLTQRYQKKEGEEWSMIAQIPMVIIDDVWQ, from the exons ATGGTGGCCAAGCCGCACATTCTTGGACTACAGCTGCACAACCTCACGGCACTCCGAATTCTTCGAATATCAAACTGTGAGAATCTGGA GTCACTACCCAAGGAGCTACACACTCTAACGTCTCTCAAAGAATTTGTAATCGATAGTTGCCCTGCTCTTGTGTCCTTCCAGGAAACAGGGTTACCTCCTGCGCTTGAAGAATTGGAGATCATAGATTGTGAAAATTTGGAGTACCTGCCCATGAGACTACTGCACAGCCTCACGTCCTTCCAAAGATTAGAAATCAAAGAGTGCCCTGCTCTTGAATCCATTCCAGACATAGATTTACCCTCAATGCTTCGAGAAGTATCAATTCTAAATTGTGGGCAGCTTAATTCCTTGCCCAAGGGGCTACACAAACTCACAAATCTTAAACAACTGGAAATTGTGGAGTGCTCTTTTCTTATGGAGTGCAGAAATCTTGAACCCCTACATACATCAGGCCTTCATAAGCTTGTATCTCTTTCACATCTCACCATTGGTGGATGCCATGTTCTCGTATCCATTCCAAAGGGCCTGCTTCCCACCAACCTTAGGGATTTTTGCATCAAGGACTGCCCAATTCTTGAATCCCTATATGATGGACTCTCTGACCTGACCTCTCTTAAACGTTTGGAGATCCAGAATTGTCCAATGCTGACACAACGGTAccaaaagaaggaaggagaagagtggTCCATGATTGCCCAAATCCCCATGGTAATAATAGATGACGTATGGCAATAA